The Thermobifida halotolerans sequence GGTGTGTCCAACACCTACCGCAGGAACAAGCATCCCGACCGCCGCGAGGCGGCCAAGATCGCTCAGGTCCTGCGCGTGGTCGCCGACGACCTGGAACTCTGAACACCTCCTCGCAGCAGCACGCCCTGTGGCACACGCCACAGGGCGTATCTGTGCTTCTCGAAGGCCGATAAGCGGGTAACGGTCGGCTATCGATCGCCGTCATGGTCAAGCCGGTGCTGGTAATCAGCGAAAATGGAGTTGTGAGACGTACCCGTCGATCCCCCGTACCAGACAAGGCGTGCATCGAGGCTCAGGACCTCGCCCGCGCGGCGGCCGCCGAGATCGGACGTCCCGAGTGGGTGGGCGAGCACCTCGGAACCCAGGTTGAGGGTGACCGCCTGGTCACCCATCTCTTCAGGTGCCTCGACCCGGCCTACCCCGGTTGGCACTACGCGGTCACGGTCGTGCGCGCGGCCCGGGCCAAGTACGTCACCGTCAACGAGTCGGTGCTGCTGCCCGGGTCGGACGCGCTCACCGCGCCCGAGTGGCTGCCCTGGAAGGAGCGGCTGCGTCCGGGAGATCTCGGCGTGGGCGACCTGCTGCCCAGTTCCGCCGACGACGAGCGGCTGATGCCGGGCTATGCCCAGATCGCCTCCGAGGAGATCACCGAGGACGGCGAGGACAAGCAGATGCTGTGGGAGTTGGGGCTGGGCCGGCCCCGCGTGCTCTCGGAGGTGGGACGCGAGGCCGCGGCCGAACGCTGGTACTCCGGCGAGTCCGGCCCCGACAGCCCGATCGCCACCGCGGCCCCGGCCAAGTGCGCCACCTGCGGGTTCATGGTTCCGCTGGCGGGTGAGCTGCGGCAGATGTTCGGGGTCTGCGCCAACGAGTACGCGCCCGACGACGGCCGGGTGGTCTCCCTCGACCACGGCTGCGGGGCGCACTCGGAGGCGGCGCTGCCCGAGAACGAGGCCGAACCGCTCACCCCGGTGGTCGACGAGATGGGCTATGACACCATCGTCTTCGACGACACCAGCGAACTGGAACTGGTCTCCTCGGACCAGTCGGCACAGCAGTGACACGGCGGGCCTGACCGGAAACGGTCGGGCCCCTGCTACCGCTGAACCGGTTTGGTTATGCTGCGATCCCATGCCCTCCAGTGAGATCCGGGAACTCGTCGACCCGAGCCGACCGCACCACACGGATGCCGGGCCGCGCCCGGTCCGACTCCACCTGACCCGCCCGGACCGTCCGGGCCCCGCGCCGCTGGTGCTGCTGTCGCACGGCACCGGAAGCGCCGCCGACCAGATGGCCTGGCTGGCCGAGCCCCTGGCGGAGGCGGGTTTCCTGGTCGCCGCGGTGGACCACCACGGCAACAACTACCGCGACGGATACACCGCGATGGGGTTCGCCTGCTGGTGGGACCGTCCTTTGGACCTGGCCTTCGCGCTGGACCGCATCACCGCGGACGAACAGGTCGGCGCGGTGGGCGTGGCGGGATTCTCGCTGGGCGGCTACACCGCCGCCGCCCTCGTGGGGGCGCGCCTGTCGAAGGAGGTGGTCGAGGGGCTGCTGAGCGGCGCACTCCGCATCCCGCCCCCTCCCGAGTACCCGACCCTGGTCGAGGAGATCGCGGCGCTGCCCGCCGAGACCGTCGCCTCCTGGGTGGATCTGGCGTCCGCCGACCACACCGACGAGCGGGTGCGCTGTGCCTTCCTGGTCGCCCCGGCGGTCGGGGAACTCCTCGACACCGACTCCCTCACCCGGATCCGCCGCCCGGTCGCGGTGCGCTGGGGTGACGCCGACGTCCTCGCGCCTCCCGACCGGAACGCCCGCAGGTACCTCGACCTGGTCCCCGGCGCGGAGGGGCGCTCCGTCGGCGCGCACGTCGGCCACTACGAGTTCCTGTGCCGCTCCACGGAGGACAAGCCGTTCCACGCGGCGGTCCGGGCGGGCGGGCCGGTGCGCGCCGAGGTCGCGGCCGAGGCAGTGGAGTTCTTCCGGCAGCACCTGGGATGATGGGCGGTCAGCGTCCGGACTGATCCCGGAGGGTCCGGGCCGCGTCCGGAAAGGTTCCACGGCGATCCGAGACCGCGAGGAGTGACCCAGTGCGCAGCGAACTGTTCCACCAGGCCCAGGAGAACGACCTGCCGGGAATGGCCCTGCAGAACCCCAGGATGCTGCGGGTCGCCTGCGACGGGGAGTTCTACGCGCGCCAGGGGTCGATGGTGGCCTACCAGGGGAACGTCGACTTCGCCTACAAGGGCGCGGGCAGCGTCGGCCGGTTCTTCAAGAAGGCGTTCACCGGCGAGGGCCTGCCGCTCATGCGGGTCTCCGGGCAGGGCGACGTCTTCCTCGCCCGGGACGCCTGGGAGGTCCACCTCCTGGACCTCGAGGACGAGTCGATCACCGTCAGCGGCGAGAACGTGCTCGCCTTCGAGGCCGGGCTGGAATGGGACATCCACCGGCTCAGGGGGGTGGGAATGGTCGCGGGAGGACTGTTCAACACGGTCTTCACCGGCCGGGGACGGATTGCCGTCGCCTGCCACGGCACCCCGGTCCTGCTCAACGTCGACCAGCCGACCTTCGTCGACACCAAGGCGGCGGTCGCCTGGTCCACCTCGCTGCGCACCAGCCTGCGCAGCACGGTCAAGGCGGGCGCGCTGATCGGCCGCGGCAGCGGCGAGGCGTTCCAACTCGCCCTGGAAGGCCAGGGGTTCGTCCTGGTCCAGGCCTCCGAGGGGCCGGTGCGGGCGGCCGTGCAGCAGGGGTGAGCGGACGTCACTCCAGGTCGACTTCGGCGCGCAGCACCGGAAGGGTCTGCGGGTCGCGCAGCAGGGCGGCGATGAGGTGGCGGCGCGACCACTGGCCGGTGGCCCAGCACAGGGCGCGGGCCAGACCGTCGGTGGTCGAGGCGTGCAGGTGGCCGCCCACGGAACGCCACTCCACCTCGACGCCGTCCACCCGCAGCTCCGCGTGGTGCAGGTAGGTCAGCGGCGCGCCGCCGAGGAACACCCGCACCTCGTCGGGGACCGGCCGGACCTCCCCGGAGGAGGTGATCCGGCCCTCGACCGTCTCGGAGGCCAGGTCCAGGTCGAGCACGTCGGCCAGGTCGGCGGCGCGGTCGACCGGTCCCAGCACCACCGGCTGGCCGGTGAACAGCGGGAGCAGGTCGGGCGCGTCCATCACCACGGTGTCCTCGGCGTCGGCGACCACCACCGAGCCGTCCTGCACCGCCCGCACCCGCTCCGGCGGGGACACCCCGTCGGCGGGCACCTCGGCCAGCGCCGCCCACAGTCGGCGCAGCGACGCGCGGGACACCGACCGCCCGGAGTCGCCCAGCCGGTCCAGCAGGTCGTCGGGGCCGTCCGGGGCGGCGAGCAGTTCGGTCAGGTCGGTGCGGACCCCCAACGCGCGGGCGAACTCCCGGTCCAGTTCCGTGGGAATCTCGTCGTAGAGACCGGTCAGCGCCGGATCGGCGTCCGCGGCGCGCAGCTCCACGGGGACGTGGTCGCCCAGCAGAGCACCCGTGCGCAGCCACCACGCCGTGTACGAGGGCACGTCCACCGCGCGGCCGTCTCCGGTGAGCACCCGGGTCGGCTCGATCACGGCCGCGCGGGGGCCGGGGGCCGCCAGCAGTTCCAACGCCTGCGGCCAGCGGTCCTCGCGGACGAACTCCAGGTCGCGGACTCCCACCAGTTCGGGGACGACCGGAGGCAGTTCGGGGCGGCCCAGCAGCGCCGAGATCTCGGCGGCCCACTCCGCCACGCCGTCCAGCGGAACCTCGTCGAGGCTCTCCTCCAGTGCCGCGCCCAGGGTCACGTCGTGGGCGCGGTGCACGATGAACAGCCGGACCACGCCCACCGACTCCAGGACCTCGGCGTCGTAGGACTCCGCCAGGTCGTCGGCGAGCACCCCGAAGGGCGCGTCGTCGGTGAGGATGTCCAGCAGCGGGCTGTCGGGATGCAGCAGTTCGGCGGCGGGCGAGTAGTCGCCGTCGGCGTCGCGCAGCGCCAGTTCGGCCAGCCACGGCTCGTCCTCGATCGTCGTGGCCGACGCGGCGACC is a genomic window containing:
- a CDS encoding DUF3027 domain-containing protein — encoded protein: MRRTRRSPVPDKACIEAQDLARAAAAEIGRPEWVGEHLGTQVEGDRLVTHLFRCLDPAYPGWHYAVTVVRAARAKYVTVNESVLLPGSDALTAPEWLPWKERLRPGDLGVGDLLPSSADDERLMPGYAQIASEEITEDGEDKQMLWELGLGRPRVLSEVGREAAAERWYSGESGPDSPIATAAPAKCATCGFMVPLAGELRQMFGVCANEYAPDDGRVVSLDHGCGAHSEAALPENEAEPLTPVVDEMGYDTIVFDDTSELELVSSDQSAQQ
- a CDS encoding alpha/beta hydrolase family protein, whose protein sequence is MPSSEIRELVDPSRPHHTDAGPRPVRLHLTRPDRPGPAPLVLLSHGTGSAADQMAWLAEPLAEAGFLVAAVDHHGNNYRDGYTAMGFACWWDRPLDLAFALDRITADEQVGAVGVAGFSLGGYTAAALVGARLSKEVVEGLLSGALRIPPPPEYPTLVEEIAALPAETVASWVDLASADHTDERVRCAFLVAPAVGELLDTDSLTRIRRPVAVRWGDADVLAPPDRNARRYLDLVPGAEGRSVGAHVGHYEFLCRSTEDKPFHAAVRAGGPVRAEVAAEAVEFFRQHLG
- a CDS encoding AIM24 family protein — protein: MRSELFHQAQENDLPGMALQNPRMLRVACDGEFYARQGSMVAYQGNVDFAYKGAGSVGRFFKKAFTGEGLPLMRVSGQGDVFLARDAWEVHLLDLEDESITVSGENVLAFEAGLEWDIHRLRGVGMVAGGLFNTVFTGRGRIAVACHGTPVLLNVDQPTFVDTKAAVAWSTSLRTSLRSTVKAGALIGRGSGEAFQLALEGQGFVLVQASEGPVRAAVQQG